GATCGCGTCGCCGGCCTCGACCTGCTTGCCGGCTTCCGGGAGTTCGAGGAACACGACGTCGCCCAGCGCTTCCTGCGCGTGGTCGGTGATGCCGATGGTGAGCGTGCCGTCGTCTTCCTTGCGAATCCACTCATGAGATTCGGTGTATTTGAGTTCGGCCGGGATAGTCATGGGTGGCTCCTAATATCGTTGAGGTCGTGAATCGGTGTGCTCCGGCGCGGCGCAGGCGAACCGTGCCCGGCGCTTGGCGGTGGCGGCGCGCCGCGTCAGATGAGCGGCTTGCCGTGGCGCACGAACGGCAGTTTAACCACCCGCGCGGGCAACGCCTTGTCGCGGATCATGACCTGTACTGTGTCGCCGGCCGACACGGCTGTCGGCACACGCGCCAATGCGATGGATTGCTGCAACGACGGCGAGAACGTGCCACTGGTGACCTCGCCGTCGCCGTGTGCAGTGAGCACCTTCTGGTGTGCACGCAGGATACCCGCCGGCTTGCCCTGCGGGTCTTTGTCCAGCACCAGGCCCACGAACGACGCGCGCTGACCTTGTGCGCGCAGCGCCGCGCTGCCGACGAAATCGCGCTCGCCTGACAAATCGACGGTCCACGCGAGGCCGGCGTCAAGCGGCGACACGTTTTCGTCCATGTCCTGCCCGTACAGATTCATGCCGGCTTCCAGCCGCAGCGTATCGCGTGCGCCCAGGCCGCATGGCTTAACGCCCTGCGCGGCGAGCGCTTGCCACAATGCTTGCACGTGCGCGGCCTCGACAATGAGTTCGAAGCCGTCCTCGCCGGTATAGCCGGTGCGAGCGACCATCAGTGCACCGAACGGCGTGCCGTCCACACGCGCGGCGTTAAAGGGCTTGAGCGCTTCGCCCGGCTGCTGCACCGCCGGCACGGCCTGCCCGACCTTCACTCGCGCATTCGGGCCTTGCACGGCGAGGATCGCCAGGTCCCGGCGCGGCGTCAGCGTGACGCCGAAGCTGCCTTCCGCGTTGAGTTGCCCGAGCCAGCCGATGTCCTTGTCCGCGGTACCGGCGTTGACTACGACGCGGAACGCATCGTCGGCGAAGTAGTACACGATCAGATCGTCGACCACCCCGCCGCTTGCGTTCAGCATGCACGAGTACAGTGCCCGACCCGGCGTTTGCAGCTTGTCGATATTGTTGGCCAATGCCATGCGCAGAAACGCCCGTGCGCCAGCGCCGGCGATATCCACGACGCACATGTGTGACACGTCGAACATGCCGGCGTCACTGCGCACCGCGCGGTGCTCGTCAATCTGAGAGCCATAGTTCACCGGCATGTTCCAGCCGCCGAAGTCGACCATGCGTGCATGGAGCGCACGATGGACCGCGTTGAGCGGGGTGGTCTTGAGTTGAGTCATGAAAGCTCTCAGTAGCGCGAACACAAAAAGGCGCACGAGCATCCGGGCAGCGGTGGATGCATGCATGACCCCTCTGTCCTCGGTACCTGAGAGATTGCGCCGCGCGGCTTGCCTGCCACGCATCGGCGCGCGCCCCTTCGGTGGGTAGCTTGCGCCGCTGCGTTTGCACGCGCACGGCTGCTACTACCGCTCTCCAGAGTGCGGTGCCGACCGGTTGGCGCACACGCGCCGACGGGCGGCGCGGCGCGCGACGACGAGTCGGCGGTCCGGCGCGCACGGTCCTTTTGCCTGAGAGTTTGTGGGTTGCCCCTTCGGCGGCACCGGCTTGTGATTCGTCGCACCAAGCCGGCACGCTCTCCCGGCGCGCGTGGCGATTGTGCGCGACGCGCGCCGCTGTGTCAATCAGCCCAATCGCGCCACAACGTCATCAACACGGTCATCACGACCGGGCCGATGAACCATCCAGCAAGCCGAAGGTTGACGCGCTGCCGAGGATACCGAGGCCGCAT
This sequence is a window from Mycetohabitans rhizoxinica HKI 454. Protein-coding genes within it:
- the gcvT gene encoding glycine cleavage system aminomethyltransferase GcvT: MTQLKTTPLNAVHRALHARMVDFGGWNMPVNYGSQIDEHRAVRSDAGMFDVSHMCVVDIAGAGARAFLRMALANNIDKLQTPGRALYSCMLNASGGVVDDLIVYYFADDAFRVVVNAGTADKDIGWLGQLNAEGSFGVTLTPRRDLAILAVQGPNARVKVGQAVPAVQQPGEALKPFNAARVDGTPFGALMVARTGYTGEDGFELIVEAAHVQALWQALAAQGVKPCGLGARDTLRLEAGMNLYGQDMDENVSPLDAGLAWTVDLSGERDFVGSAALRAQGQRASFVGLVLDKDPQGKPAGILRAHQKVLTAHGDGEVTSGTFSPSLQQSIALARVPTAVSAGDTVQVMIRDKALPARVVKLPFVRHGKPLI